A single Drosophila miranda strain MSH22 chromosome XR, D.miranda_PacBio2.1, whole genome shotgun sequence DNA region contains:
- the LOC108153562 gene encoding prominin-like protein, producing the protein MTSSRSPAGDCGGCHHQSELPLGKRKISRRERRRHLAVLFILIMSFIAATDGQTTAAAGGDGDGGGGEGEGGGGLANMGVPPDFWRMGYEGDGTTHEQVGQVHFPKPIYTKFDGFFNYSRDLSSTTKAVNPIYNFTHFLFGTVMTDEPALPPGYIMVQQEKVLVLGKNVERNEWSLLMSRYWLVLFFVMFLLAAIIVIPFIAVCYCCFCCCLRCKQGCIRCMAATDRRRRMCCGICLFLLIIGLIFGLLIAFVTNKFLQRGLEESRVTMRRSSEDTCTFLRNVADHIHHLLVFNFQELEMHLIEQINDAHNHIFLDLADASDSNALVELERILDSMPLAYPKMKQLEYLEKELRFYTANLRDSIRGLKRDMTYTVTHYCGNTKERCQKTMVEKSVLYMDTSTCLHLDELPNTTVYVEAVEMIIRKRYNLIPKLALVRFNKVREKIKEQMELVGPPLKRTIATGHSIFDDRALNIRNLIDAIISDIHLNTLRSTKTFDDVYEKFGADRRAINIICITLIFIIIVFLFTSLVCGVGGYSRTHPGPSGFCSKGMAASCLLIAIILIFCVFSFITMVGVFYFMIGLVTYEGACAPTTQDEKYELFRQLDAVIDMSRYLKPTNPGDEWVMPPLHMSEAVRSCRANESIFQLLRTNNIYDINDLANIILLPDIPEEAPVFTEDLTKLEILTEDEKIQLNKVRNSNLSTYHSMLYDQNLCLKLSNNDLEVLANVLLDDLATDEAVLKIDGRVHSILHKYSALAYHKTFYLPVQRGIKKALKVVKEIDTLILYLNHDFGNSIEILLTAIINAENFVRKRGAEYVNNLGYNLTSAINEQVEEYINMVITEANNKVGLCQPLAYIYYEGVYFVCSRLVDPINGFWLGLLLCSILLLPTLVVCHRLMCLYLKIYPAPMVAAVGSVAGRCPICTGAPYVPIIPPRCGNKHDPDCRCAPCKGIKHKAPTESCGREHDPACQCPICKGAKKSKRGRGRGGAAPEQTVPMPGPVAEMMVISEAPAPSKHKKD; encoded by the exons ATGACTTCCAGCAGAAGTCCGGCAGGCGACTGTGGCGGATGCCATCACCAGTCGGAGCTTCCTCTAGGCAAGAGAAAAATCTCGCGAAGAGAACGGAGGCGTCACTTGGCCGTGCTCTTCATACTCATTATGTCATTCATTGCCGCCACGGATGGACAAACAACTGCAGCTGCAGgtggagacggagacggaggcggaggcgaaggcgaaggcgGAGGTGGTTTGGCAAATATGGGGGTTCCGCCGGATTTTTGGCGCATGGGCTATGAGGGAGACGGTACGACGCACGAGCAGGTCGGACAGGTGCACTTTCCCAAACCTATCTACACCAAATTCGATGGGTTCTTCAACTATTCCCGGGACTTGTCATCGACCACAAAAGCTGTAAATCCCATTTACAATTTTACCCACTTTCTCTTTGGCACGGTGATGACCGACGAACCAGCTCTTCCCCCCG GCTACATCATGGTGCAGCAGGAGAAGGTCCTGGTACTTGGCAAGAATGTGGAGAGGAACGAGTGGTCCCTGCTGATGAGTCGGTACTGGCTGGTGCTTTTCTTTGTGATGTTCCTTTTGGCCGCGATCATTGTCATACCATTCATTGC TGTTTGctactgctgcttctgctgctgtctACGGTGCAAGCAGGGCTGTATCAGGTGCATGGCAGCCACGGACCGCAGGCGGCGCATGTGCTGCGGCATATGCCTCTTCCTGCTGATCATTGGCTTGAT ATTTGGCCTTCTCATTGCGTTTGTGACGAACAAGTTCTTGCAGCGCGGATTGGAGGAATCCAGGGTGACAATGCGACGTAGCAGCGAGGACACTTGTACATTTTTGAGGAATGTCGCTGACCACATCCACCATCTGTTAGTGTTCAACTTTCAGGAGCTGGAGATGCACCTCATCGAACAGATAAACG ACGCGCATAATCACATCTTCCTGGACCTGGCGGATGCCTCCGATAGCAATGCTTTGGTTGAACTAGAGCGAATACTGGACAGTATGCCTCTGGCGTACCCCAAGATGAAGCAATTGGAATATCTGGAGAAGGAGTTACGCTTCTATACTGCCAACCTGAGAGACT CAATACGAGGCCTCAAAAGAGATATGACCTACACAGTAACCCATTACTGCGGCAATACCAAAGAGCGTTGTCAGAAAACCATGGTGGAAAAAAGCGTTTTGTATATGGATACGTCAACGTGCCTGCACTTGGACGAg CTTCCAAATACCACAGTCTATGTGGAAGCCGTGGAGATGATTATTAGGAAGAGATACAACCTAATACCGAAGTTGGCCTTGGTCCGATTCAATAAAGTTCGAGAAAAGATCAAGGAGCAGATGGAACTCGTTGGTCCGCCGCTTAAGCGAACTATCGCCACAGGTCACTCGATCTTCGATGATCGCGCCTTAAATATACGCAACCTGATTGATGCAATAATCAGCGATATTCACTTGAACACCTTGCGATCCACAAAGACATTCGACGACGTCTATGAAAAGTTTGGAGCGGACCGAAGGGCTATTAATATCATATGTATCACATTAATCTTTATA ATAATAGTTTTCCTGTTTACGTCCTTGGTATGCGGCGTCGGCGGTTATAGTCGGACTCATCCTGGACCAAGTGGATTTTGCAGCAAGGGCATGGCCGCCTCATGCCTGCTGAT AGCTATCATCCTGATATTTTGTGTGTTCTCGTTCATCACGATGGTCGGAGTGTTCTACTTCATGATCGGGCTGGTTACTTACGAGGGGGCCTGTGCACCGACAACACAAGATGAGAAGTATGAACTTTTCCGCCAATTGGATGCCGTCATCGATATGAGTCGCTACCTAAAGCCAACGAATCCGGGCGATGAGTGGGTGATGCCACCACTTCATATGTCAGAAGCAGTCAGGTCCTGCCGTGCAAATGAGTCCATATTTCAGCTGCTGCGTACGAATAATATCTACGACATAAACGACTTGGCCAACATCATTCTACTGCCCGATATCCCAGAAGAAGCACCCGTCTTCACCGAGGATTTGACGAAGCTTGAAATTTTGACGGAAGACGAGAAGATCCAACTTAATAAGGTGCGCAACAGCAACCTCTCGACCTATCACAGCATGCTATACGATCAGAACCTTTGCTTGAAACTATCGAACAACGATTTGGAGGTCTTGGCCAATGTGTTATTGGATGACTTGGCAACGGATGAAGCAGTCTTAAAAATAGATGGTCGAGTTCACAGTATTCTGCACAAATACAGTGCATTGGCCTACCACAAAACCTTCTATCTCCCAGTGCAACGTGGCATAAAGAAAGCTCTGAAAGTTGTGAAGGAGATCGATACACTCATTCTTTACCTGAACCACGACTTTGGCAACTCCATTGAAATACTGCTCACGGCGATAATTAACGCCGAGAATTTTGTCAGAAAGCGCGGCGCGGAGTATGTCAACAATCTGGGCTATAATCTCACCAGTGCCATCAACGAACAGGTGGAGGAGTACATCAATATGGTGATTACGGAGGCAAACAATAAAGTGGGCCTGTGTCAGCCCCTCGCCTACATTTACTATGAAGGCGTTTACTTCGTTTGTTCCCGTCTAGTGGATCCCATA AACGGATTCTGGTTGGGTTTGCTTCTCTGCTCCATACTCCTCCTGCCTACACTCGTTGTATGCCATCGTCTGATGTGTTTGTACCTCAAAATCTATCCGGCTCCGATGGTCGCTGCTGTGGGTTCCGTCGCGGGAAG GTGTCCTATTTGCACAGGTGCCCCGTACGTGCCAATCATACCGCCTAGGTGCGGCAACAAGCACGATCCAGATTGCCGGTGCGCGCCGTGTAAAGGTATAAAGCATAAGGCCCCCACGGAATCCTGCGGCCGCGAGCACGATCCAGCTTGCCAGTGTCCGATTTGTAAAGGGGCCAAAAAGTCAAAGcgcggcaggggcagggggggCGCTGCTCCAGAGCAGACTGTACCAATGCCCGGACCAGTGGCTGAGATGATGGTTATAAGCGAGGCACCGGCCCCGAGCAAGCATAAGAAGGATTAG
- the LOC108151758 gene encoding hippocampus abundant transcript 1 protein isoform X1, which yields MRNGQCYAQRQKKEKEEDQDQNQKQNQNQDQNQAEQEHADPDEESETEQESDTETELQPQAKQVSSVPLASGRLIGTHIRTEPDPESGEQTDTQSTDSNSSTPTTADVADEEDVETVSSLPLSPPTCVRSGVGQLVKGNSPLKRLHADNRSASIATTTTTSTSISTTPSSGINQPDLDNVPTSSRYAAHPSNFVETAITSSSLGTSSRTGGGGAPGSTHRRTHSAASYISMWSLAPGADPPLQRRKRNRFSRWLRYACNICCCKSSGIGEPSVHHALVVIFLEFFAWGLLTMPIISKLNKTFPDHTFLMNGLVMGIKGILSFLAAPLIGALSDIWGRKFFLLVTVFFTCLPIPVMSFNTSWFFAMISISGAFAVTFSVVFAYVADVTTPEERSKAYGLASATFAASLVISPALGNALMDAYGETLVIALSTAIALLDVFFILVAVPESLSEKVRPSSWGAPISWEQADPFQALRKVGTDKTVLMLCLTVLLSYLPEAGEYSCMFVYLKLKMGFNYTEVSIFIAIVGILSITVQVTLGSFMKVFGAKRTIIVGLALEIVQLLWYGLGSQKWMMWSAGVVAALASITYPAISAFVSLYASPESQGAVQGMITGMRGLCNGLGPAVFGVFFYLFNVNLNEERDNLHMASGSRETNVEKISHHVPGPPFLFGALCVVCAIIVASFIPEGQNAQLEKKRASLDVQYEIESGHKAPSSLAPLIRSDSLAQL from the exons ATGCGTAACGGGCAATGTTATGCCCAGCGGcagaaaaaggaaaaggagGAGGACCAGGACCAAAACcagaaacagaaccagaaccaggacCAGAACCAGGCGGAGCAGGAGCATGCGGACCCGGATGAAGAGTCCGAGACAGAGCAGGAGTCGGATACGGAGACGGAATTGCAGCCGCAGGCCAAGCAAGTCAGCTCCGTTCCCCTGGCAAGCGGGCGACTGATCGGCACGCATATCAGGACCGAACCAGACCCAGAGTCGGGCGAACAGACGGACACCCAGAGCACGGATAGCAACAGCTCCACGCCGACAACGGCAGATGTGGCAGACGAGGAAGATGTGGAGACCGTCAGCTCCCTACCGCTGTCGCCGCCCACCTGCGTACGAAGCGGCGTCGGGCAGCTGGTCAAGGGCAATTCTCCGCTCAAGAGGCTGCATGCGGACAACCGTTCGGCCTCCAttgccaccaccaccaccaccagcacgaGCATCAGCACGACACCGAGCAGCGGTATCAATCAGCCGGACCTGGACAACGTGCCCACG TCATCGCGGTATGCGGCCCATCCGAGCAACTTTGTCGAGACCGCAATCACCTCATCGTCGCTGGGCACCTCCTCAAGGACGGGCGGTGGTGGTGCACCGGGCAGCACGCATCGGCGCACCCACTCGGCCGCCTCTTACATCTCGATGTGGTCGCTGGCTCCAGGCGCAGATCCGCCACTACAGCGACGCAAGCGGAATCGATTCTCTCGATGGCTACGCTACGCGTGCAACATATGCTGCTGCAAG AGTTCCGGAATAGGCGAGCCGAGTGTTCATCATGCGCTGGTTGTGATATTTCTAGAGTTCTTTGCGTGGGGACTCCTAACGATGCCCATAATATCG AAACTGAACAAGACATTCCCGGATCATACGTTCCTCATGAACGGCCTGGTCATGGGCATCAAGGGGATCCTGTCGTTCCTGGCGGCGCCGCTGATCGGCGCTCTTTCGGACATTTGGGGTCGAAAGTTTTTCCTATTAGTGACAGTATTCTTCACCTGCCTACCCATACCGGTGATGTCCTTCAACACCTCGTGGTTCTTTGCCATGATCTCAATAAGTGGCGCCTTTGCCGTCACCTTCTCGGTGGTGTTTGCCTACGTGGCCGATGTGACCACGCCGGAGGAACGTTCCAAGGCTTATGGCCTTGCCTCAGCCACCTTTGCTGCTAGTCTGGTCATCTCGCCGGCGTTGGGCAATGCCCTGATGGACGCGTATGGCGAAACGCTTGTTATTGCTCTATCCACAGCCATAGCGCTGCTGGATGTGTTCTTTATTCTGGTGGCAGTGCCGGAAAGCCTCTCGGAGAAGGTGCGACCCTCCTCTTGGGGTGCGCCCATTAGCTGGGAGCAGGCGGATCCATTTCAG GCCTTGCGAAAGGTCGGCACGGACAAGACCGTTTTGATGCTGTGCCTCACTGTGCTGCTCTCCTATCTACCAGAGGCTGGGGAGTATTCCTGCATGTTTGTCTACCTGAAGCTAAAGATGGGCTTCAACTATACGGAGGTGTCCATCTTCATAGCCATCGTTGGCATCCTGAGCATCACAGTGCAAGTGACCCTGGGATCCTTTATGAA AGTGTTTGGTGCCAAGCGAACGATCATTGTGGGACTGGCCTTGGAAATCGTACAGCTGCTGTGGTACGGCTTGGGCAGTCAGAAGTG GATGATGTGGTCGGCAGGCGTTGTGGCTGCCTTGGCCTCCATCACCTATCCCGCCATCAGTGCATTCGTATCGCTGTATGCGTCCCCCGAGAGTCAGG GTGCTGTTCAGGGTATGATCACGGGCATGAGGGGCCTGTGCAATGGCTTGGGACCAGCTGTGTTTGGCGTTTTCTTCTATCTGTTCAATGTAAATCTGAACGAAGAACGCGACAATCTACATATGGCCAGTGGCAGTCGCGAGACGAATGTGGAAAAGATATCGCATCATGTGCCAGGACCGCCATTTTTGTTTGGCGCCCTGTGCGTCGTCTGTGCTATAATCGTGGCATCGTTCATTCCAGAGGGCCAGAATGCCCAATTGGAGAAGAAAC GTGCCTCGCTCGATGTACAGTACGAGATCGAATCTGGCCACAAGGCTCCCAGCTCCCTGGCGCCGCTTATACGCTCCGATTCGCTGGCGCAGCTGTAG
- the LOC108151758 gene encoding hippocampus abundant transcript 1 protein isoform X2 yields the protein MPKIYVKKPLAGLVIRNRAHKSSSIFTSSGIGEPSVHHALVVIFLEFFAWGLLTMPIISKLNKTFPDHTFLMNGLVMGIKGILSFLAAPLIGALSDIWGRKFFLLVTVFFTCLPIPVMSFNTSWFFAMISISGAFAVTFSVVFAYVADVTTPEERSKAYGLASATFAASLVISPALGNALMDAYGETLVIALSTAIALLDVFFILVAVPESLSEKVRPSSWGAPISWEQADPFQALRKVGTDKTVLMLCLTVLLSYLPEAGEYSCMFVYLKLKMGFNYTEVSIFIAIVGILSITVQVTLGSFMKVFGAKRTIIVGLALEIVQLLWYGLGSQKWMMWSAGVVAALASITYPAISAFVSLYASPESQGAVQGMITGMRGLCNGLGPAVFGVFFYLFNVNLNEERDNLHMASGSRETNVEKISHHVPGPPFLFGALCVVCAIIVASFIPEGQNAQLEKKRASLDVQYEIESGHKAPSSLAPLIRSDSLAQL from the exons AGTTCCGGAATAGGCGAGCCGAGTGTTCATCATGCGCTGGTTGTGATATTTCTAGAGTTCTTTGCGTGGGGACTCCTAACGATGCCCATAATATCG AAACTGAACAAGACATTCCCGGATCATACGTTCCTCATGAACGGCCTGGTCATGGGCATCAAGGGGATCCTGTCGTTCCTGGCGGCGCCGCTGATCGGCGCTCTTTCGGACATTTGGGGTCGAAAGTTTTTCCTATTAGTGACAGTATTCTTCACCTGCCTACCCATACCGGTGATGTCCTTCAACACCTCGTGGTTCTTTGCCATGATCTCAATAAGTGGCGCCTTTGCCGTCACCTTCTCGGTGGTGTTTGCCTACGTGGCCGATGTGACCACGCCGGAGGAACGTTCCAAGGCTTATGGCCTTGCCTCAGCCACCTTTGCTGCTAGTCTGGTCATCTCGCCGGCGTTGGGCAATGCCCTGATGGACGCGTATGGCGAAACGCTTGTTATTGCTCTATCCACAGCCATAGCGCTGCTGGATGTGTTCTTTATTCTGGTGGCAGTGCCGGAAAGCCTCTCGGAGAAGGTGCGACCCTCCTCTTGGGGTGCGCCCATTAGCTGGGAGCAGGCGGATCCATTTCAG GCCTTGCGAAAGGTCGGCACGGACAAGACCGTTTTGATGCTGTGCCTCACTGTGCTGCTCTCCTATCTACCAGAGGCTGGGGAGTATTCCTGCATGTTTGTCTACCTGAAGCTAAAGATGGGCTTCAACTATACGGAGGTGTCCATCTTCATAGCCATCGTTGGCATCCTGAGCATCACAGTGCAAGTGACCCTGGGATCCTTTATGAA AGTGTTTGGTGCCAAGCGAACGATCATTGTGGGACTGGCCTTGGAAATCGTACAGCTGCTGTGGTACGGCTTGGGCAGTCAGAAGTG GATGATGTGGTCGGCAGGCGTTGTGGCTGCCTTGGCCTCCATCACCTATCCCGCCATCAGTGCATTCGTATCGCTGTATGCGTCCCCCGAGAGTCAGG GTGCTGTTCAGGGTATGATCACGGGCATGAGGGGCCTGTGCAATGGCTTGGGACCAGCTGTGTTTGGCGTTTTCTTCTATCTGTTCAATGTAAATCTGAACGAAGAACGCGACAATCTACATATGGCCAGTGGCAGTCGCGAGACGAATGTGGAAAAGATATCGCATCATGTGCCAGGACCGCCATTTTTGTTTGGCGCCCTGTGCGTCGTCTGTGCTATAATCGTGGCATCGTTCATTCCAGAGGGCCAGAATGCCCAATTGGAGAAGAAAC GTGCCTCGCTCGATGTACAGTACGAGATCGAATCTGGCCACAAGGCTCCCAGCTCCCTGGCGCCGCTTATACGCTCCGATTCGCTGGCGCAGCTGTAG